The following proteins are encoded in a genomic region of Magallana gigas chromosome 1, xbMagGiga1.1, whole genome shotgun sequence:
- the LOC105331371 gene encoding mothers against decapentaplegic homolog 4 isoform X1 codes for MTQAPTSNDACLSIVHSLMCHRQGGESESFAKRAIESLVKKLKEKRDELDSLITAITTNGAHSTKCVTIQRTLDGRLQVAGRKGFPHVIYARIWRWPDLHKNELKHCKFCHYAFDLKQDSVCVNPYHYERVVSPGIDLSGLNIQHAAPPSRLVKDEYGNEIGMSMSSSEEVSQTVQHPPQNEFARILTSGGMGQGSSGPQSTVPQHPHTAGPAISSPLGRGSSAPNTPLHNPLSPSANPLSPQAHSAAASAMSHGLPSPMGDGFSGPVSAHVSQAPPLSSINAFPPRSSMSATATWVGNNTATYTSSQDPQFWNNNHMQSSEVQSSPLTNQNPPEFWCTITYFELDQQVGETFKVPYSYARVTVDGYTDPSSLDRFCLGQLSNVHRTETSDKARLHIGKGVQLDYNGEGDVWIRCVSDHSVFVQSYYLDREAGRQPGDAVHKIYPSAYIKVFDIRQCHRQMQEQAATAQAAAAAQAAAVAGNVPGPASVGGIAPAVGLSAAAGIGVDDLRRLCILRLSFVKGWGPDYPRHSIKETPCWIEVQLHRPLQLLDEVLQTMPINEPRPRGFFLG; via the exons ATGACGCAGGCACCAACGTCTAACGACGCCTGTCTGAGCATAGTCCATAGTCTGATGTGCCATAGACAGGGAGGAGAGAGTGAGAGCTTCGCCAAGCGCGCCATCGAGAGTCTAGTGAAAAAACTGAAGGAAAAACGGGACGAGCTTGACAGCCTCATTACGGCAATCACCACCAATGGCGCACACTCCACGAAATGTGTGACCATTCAAAGGACTCTCGACGGACGGTTAcag GTGGCAGGAAGGAAGGGCTTTCCTCATGTCATTTACGCCCGTATTTGGAGATGGCCTGATCTTCACAAAAACGAGTTGAAACACTGCAAATTCTGTCATTATGCTTTTGACCTCAAGCAAGACAGCGTCTGTGTGAATCCATATCACTATGAGAGGGTGGTTTCCCCTGGCATAG ATCTATCTGGACTGAATATCCAACATGCAG cTCCCCCATCTCGGCTTGTGAAGGATGAGTACGGAAACGAGATCGGGATGAGCATGTCGAGTTCCGAGGAAGTCTCGCAAACCGTTCAGCATCCCCCGCAAAACGAGTTCGCTCGGATCCTTACTTCTGGAGGAATGG GTCAAGGGTCAAGTGGCCCTCAATCAACTGTACCTCAGCACCCCCATACAGCGGGACCGGCTATATCTAGCCCTCTGGGGCGGGGCTCGAGTGCCCCCAACACCCCACTCCATAATCCACTGTCTCCCTCAGCCAATCCTTTATCACCGCAGGCACATTCAG CTGCCGCCAGCGCGATGTCGCATGGGCTGCCTTCACCCATGGGGGACGGATTCAGTGGACCGGTGTCTGCCCATGTGTCCCAGGCCCCACCGCTGTCCAGTATTAACGCCTTCCCCCCACGCA GTTCTATGTCTGCTACAGCAACTTGGGTTGGCAATAACACAGCAACTTATACCTCTTCCCAGGATCCGCAGTTCT GGAATAACAACCACATGCAGTCGTCTGAAGTGCAGTCATCTCCCCTTACCAATCAAAATC CTCCAGAGTTTTGGTGTACCATCACTTACTTTGAGTTGGACCAGCAGGTCGGCGAAACGTTCAAAGTCCCTTACAGCTACGCGCGGGTCACGGTGGACGGCTATACGGACCCATCCAGTCTGGACCGGTTCTGTCTGGGTCAGCTCTCAAACGTCCACCGGACCGAGACCAGTGATAAAGCAAG GTTACACATTGGTAAAGGCGTACAGTTAGATTACAACGGTGAGGGAGACGTGTGGATCCGCTGTGTCAGTGACCACAGTGTATTTGTTCAGTCCTACTATCTGGACAGAGAGGCAGGCAGACAGCCAGGGGACGCGGTCCACAAAATCTACCCCAGCGCTTATATCAAG GTGTTTGACATCCGTCAGTGTCACAGACAGATGCAGGAACAGGCTGCCACCGCACAGGCTGCTGCCGCTGCTCAAGCCGCCGCTGTGGCAGGCAACGTCCCAGGACCAGCATCTGTAGGCGGTATCGCTCCAGCAGTGG GCCTTAGTGCTGCCGCTGGTATAGGAGTGGACGATCTTCGTCGCCTCTGTATCTTGCGCCTCAGCTTCGTCAAGGGCTGGGGACCAGACTACCCTCGACACAGCATCAAGGAGACGCCATGTTGGATCGAAGTTCAGCTTCACCGACCACTCCAACTCCTGGACGAGGTTCTACAGACCATGCCAATCAATGAGCCACGACCTCGCGGCTTCTTTCTGGGCTAA
- the LOC105331371 gene encoding mothers against decapentaplegic homolog 4 isoform X4 — MTQAPTSNDACLSIVHSLMCHRQGGESESFAKRAIESLVKKLKEKRDELDSLITAITTNGAHSTKCVTIQRTLDGRLQVAGRKGFPHVIYARIWRWPDLHKNELKHCKFCHYAFDLKQDSVCVNPYHYERVVSPGIDLSGLNIQHAAAASAMSHGLPSPMGDGFSGPVSAHVSQAPPLSSINAFPPRSSMSATATWVGNNTATYTSSQDPQFWNNNHMQSSEVQSSPLTNQNPPEFWCTITYFELDQQVGETFKVPYSYARVTVDGYTDPSSLDRFCLGQLSNVHRTETSDKARLHIGKGVQLDYNGEGDVWIRCVSDHSVFVQSYYLDREAGRQPGDAVHKIYPSAYIKVFDIRQCHRQMQEQAATAQAAAAAQAAAVAGNVPGPASVGGIAPAVGLSAAAGIGVDDLRRLCILRLSFVKGWGPDYPRHSIKETPCWIEVQLHRPLQLLDEVLQTMPINEPRPRGFFLG; from the exons ATGACGCAGGCACCAACGTCTAACGACGCCTGTCTGAGCATAGTCCATAGTCTGATGTGCCATAGACAGGGAGGAGAGAGTGAGAGCTTCGCCAAGCGCGCCATCGAGAGTCTAGTGAAAAAACTGAAGGAAAAACGGGACGAGCTTGACAGCCTCATTACGGCAATCACCACCAATGGCGCACACTCCACGAAATGTGTGACCATTCAAAGGACTCTCGACGGACGGTTAcag GTGGCAGGAAGGAAGGGCTTTCCTCATGTCATTTACGCCCGTATTTGGAGATGGCCTGATCTTCACAAAAACGAGTTGAAACACTGCAAATTCTGTCATTATGCTTTTGACCTCAAGCAAGACAGCGTCTGTGTGAATCCATATCACTATGAGAGGGTGGTTTCCCCTGGCATAG ATCTATCTGGACTGAATATCCAACATGCAG CTGCCGCCAGCGCGATGTCGCATGGGCTGCCTTCACCCATGGGGGACGGATTCAGTGGACCGGTGTCTGCCCATGTGTCCCAGGCCCCACCGCTGTCCAGTATTAACGCCTTCCCCCCACGCA GTTCTATGTCTGCTACAGCAACTTGGGTTGGCAATAACACAGCAACTTATACCTCTTCCCAGGATCCGCAGTTCT GGAATAACAACCACATGCAGTCGTCTGAAGTGCAGTCATCTCCCCTTACCAATCAAAATC CTCCAGAGTTTTGGTGTACCATCACTTACTTTGAGTTGGACCAGCAGGTCGGCGAAACGTTCAAAGTCCCTTACAGCTACGCGCGGGTCACGGTGGACGGCTATACGGACCCATCCAGTCTGGACCGGTTCTGTCTGGGTCAGCTCTCAAACGTCCACCGGACCGAGACCAGTGATAAAGCAAG GTTACACATTGGTAAAGGCGTACAGTTAGATTACAACGGTGAGGGAGACGTGTGGATCCGCTGTGTCAGTGACCACAGTGTATTTGTTCAGTCCTACTATCTGGACAGAGAGGCAGGCAGACAGCCAGGGGACGCGGTCCACAAAATCTACCCCAGCGCTTATATCAAG GTGTTTGACATCCGTCAGTGTCACAGACAGATGCAGGAACAGGCTGCCACCGCACAGGCTGCTGCCGCTGCTCAAGCCGCCGCTGTGGCAGGCAACGTCCCAGGACCAGCATCTGTAGGCGGTATCGCTCCAGCAGTGG GCCTTAGTGCTGCCGCTGGTATAGGAGTGGACGATCTTCGTCGCCTCTGTATCTTGCGCCTCAGCTTCGTCAAGGGCTGGGGACCAGACTACCCTCGACACAGCATCAAGGAGACGCCATGTTGGATCGAAGTTCAGCTTCACCGACCACTCCAACTCCTGGACGAGGTTCTACAGACCATGCCAATCAATGAGCCACGACCTCGCGGCTTCTTTCTGGGCTAA
- the LOC105331371 gene encoding mothers against decapentaplegic homolog 4 isoform X3, with protein sequence MTQAPTSNDACLSIVHSLMCHRQGGESESFAKRAIESLVKKLKEKRDELDSLITAITTNGAHSTKCVTIQRTLDGRLQVAGRKGFPHVIYARIWRWPDLHKNELKHCKFCHYAFDLKQDSVCVNPYHYERVVSPGIDLSGLNIQHAAPPSRLVKDEYGNEIGMSMSSSEEVSQTVQHPPQNEFARILTSGGMAAASAMSHGLPSPMGDGFSGPVSAHVSQAPPLSSINAFPPRSSMSATATWVGNNTATYTSSQDPQFWNNNHMQSSEVQSSPLTNQNPPEFWCTITYFELDQQVGETFKVPYSYARVTVDGYTDPSSLDRFCLGQLSNVHRTETSDKARLHIGKGVQLDYNGEGDVWIRCVSDHSVFVQSYYLDREAGRQPGDAVHKIYPSAYIKVFDIRQCHRQMQEQAATAQAAAAAQAAAVAGNVPGPASVGGIAPAVGLSAAAGIGVDDLRRLCILRLSFVKGWGPDYPRHSIKETPCWIEVQLHRPLQLLDEVLQTMPINEPRPRGFFLG encoded by the exons ATGACGCAGGCACCAACGTCTAACGACGCCTGTCTGAGCATAGTCCATAGTCTGATGTGCCATAGACAGGGAGGAGAGAGTGAGAGCTTCGCCAAGCGCGCCATCGAGAGTCTAGTGAAAAAACTGAAGGAAAAACGGGACGAGCTTGACAGCCTCATTACGGCAATCACCACCAATGGCGCACACTCCACGAAATGTGTGACCATTCAAAGGACTCTCGACGGACGGTTAcag GTGGCAGGAAGGAAGGGCTTTCCTCATGTCATTTACGCCCGTATTTGGAGATGGCCTGATCTTCACAAAAACGAGTTGAAACACTGCAAATTCTGTCATTATGCTTTTGACCTCAAGCAAGACAGCGTCTGTGTGAATCCATATCACTATGAGAGGGTGGTTTCCCCTGGCATAG ATCTATCTGGACTGAATATCCAACATGCAG cTCCCCCATCTCGGCTTGTGAAGGATGAGTACGGAAACGAGATCGGGATGAGCATGTCGAGTTCCGAGGAAGTCTCGCAAACCGTTCAGCATCCCCCGCAAAACGAGTTCGCTCGGATCCTTACTTCTGGAGGAATGG CTGCCGCCAGCGCGATGTCGCATGGGCTGCCTTCACCCATGGGGGACGGATTCAGTGGACCGGTGTCTGCCCATGTGTCCCAGGCCCCACCGCTGTCCAGTATTAACGCCTTCCCCCCACGCA GTTCTATGTCTGCTACAGCAACTTGGGTTGGCAATAACACAGCAACTTATACCTCTTCCCAGGATCCGCAGTTCT GGAATAACAACCACATGCAGTCGTCTGAAGTGCAGTCATCTCCCCTTACCAATCAAAATC CTCCAGAGTTTTGGTGTACCATCACTTACTTTGAGTTGGACCAGCAGGTCGGCGAAACGTTCAAAGTCCCTTACAGCTACGCGCGGGTCACGGTGGACGGCTATACGGACCCATCCAGTCTGGACCGGTTCTGTCTGGGTCAGCTCTCAAACGTCCACCGGACCGAGACCAGTGATAAAGCAAG GTTACACATTGGTAAAGGCGTACAGTTAGATTACAACGGTGAGGGAGACGTGTGGATCCGCTGTGTCAGTGACCACAGTGTATTTGTTCAGTCCTACTATCTGGACAGAGAGGCAGGCAGACAGCCAGGGGACGCGGTCCACAAAATCTACCCCAGCGCTTATATCAAG GTGTTTGACATCCGTCAGTGTCACAGACAGATGCAGGAACAGGCTGCCACCGCACAGGCTGCTGCCGCTGCTCAAGCCGCCGCTGTGGCAGGCAACGTCCCAGGACCAGCATCTGTAGGCGGTATCGCTCCAGCAGTGG GCCTTAGTGCTGCCGCTGGTATAGGAGTGGACGATCTTCGTCGCCTCTGTATCTTGCGCCTCAGCTTCGTCAAGGGCTGGGGACCAGACTACCCTCGACACAGCATCAAGGAGACGCCATGTTGGATCGAAGTTCAGCTTCACCGACCACTCCAACTCCTGGACGAGGTTCTACAGACCATGCCAATCAATGAGCCACGACCTCGCGGCTTCTTTCTGGGCTAA
- the LOC105331371 gene encoding mothers against decapentaplegic homolog 4 isoform X2 — protein MTQAPTSNDACLSIVHSLMCHRQGGESESFAKRAIESLVKKLKEKRDELDSLITAITTNGAHSTKCVTIQRTLDGRLQVAGRKGFPHVIYARIWRWPDLHKNELKHCKFCHYAFDLKQDSVCVNPYHYERVVSPGIDLSGLNIQHAGQGSSGPQSTVPQHPHTAGPAISSPLGRGSSAPNTPLHNPLSPSANPLSPQAHSAAASAMSHGLPSPMGDGFSGPVSAHVSQAPPLSSINAFPPRSSMSATATWVGNNTATYTSSQDPQFWNNNHMQSSEVQSSPLTNQNPPEFWCTITYFELDQQVGETFKVPYSYARVTVDGYTDPSSLDRFCLGQLSNVHRTETSDKARLHIGKGVQLDYNGEGDVWIRCVSDHSVFVQSYYLDREAGRQPGDAVHKIYPSAYIKVFDIRQCHRQMQEQAATAQAAAAAQAAAVAGNVPGPASVGGIAPAVGLSAAAGIGVDDLRRLCILRLSFVKGWGPDYPRHSIKETPCWIEVQLHRPLQLLDEVLQTMPINEPRPRGFFLG, from the exons ATGACGCAGGCACCAACGTCTAACGACGCCTGTCTGAGCATAGTCCATAGTCTGATGTGCCATAGACAGGGAGGAGAGAGTGAGAGCTTCGCCAAGCGCGCCATCGAGAGTCTAGTGAAAAAACTGAAGGAAAAACGGGACGAGCTTGACAGCCTCATTACGGCAATCACCACCAATGGCGCACACTCCACGAAATGTGTGACCATTCAAAGGACTCTCGACGGACGGTTAcag GTGGCAGGAAGGAAGGGCTTTCCTCATGTCATTTACGCCCGTATTTGGAGATGGCCTGATCTTCACAAAAACGAGTTGAAACACTGCAAATTCTGTCATTATGCTTTTGACCTCAAGCAAGACAGCGTCTGTGTGAATCCATATCACTATGAGAGGGTGGTTTCCCCTGGCATAG ATCTATCTGGACTGAATATCCAACATGCAG GTCAAGGGTCAAGTGGCCCTCAATCAACTGTACCTCAGCACCCCCATACAGCGGGACCGGCTATATCTAGCCCTCTGGGGCGGGGCTCGAGTGCCCCCAACACCCCACTCCATAATCCACTGTCTCCCTCAGCCAATCCTTTATCACCGCAGGCACATTCAG CTGCCGCCAGCGCGATGTCGCATGGGCTGCCTTCACCCATGGGGGACGGATTCAGTGGACCGGTGTCTGCCCATGTGTCCCAGGCCCCACCGCTGTCCAGTATTAACGCCTTCCCCCCACGCA GTTCTATGTCTGCTACAGCAACTTGGGTTGGCAATAACACAGCAACTTATACCTCTTCCCAGGATCCGCAGTTCT GGAATAACAACCACATGCAGTCGTCTGAAGTGCAGTCATCTCCCCTTACCAATCAAAATC CTCCAGAGTTTTGGTGTACCATCACTTACTTTGAGTTGGACCAGCAGGTCGGCGAAACGTTCAAAGTCCCTTACAGCTACGCGCGGGTCACGGTGGACGGCTATACGGACCCATCCAGTCTGGACCGGTTCTGTCTGGGTCAGCTCTCAAACGTCCACCGGACCGAGACCAGTGATAAAGCAAG GTTACACATTGGTAAAGGCGTACAGTTAGATTACAACGGTGAGGGAGACGTGTGGATCCGCTGTGTCAGTGACCACAGTGTATTTGTTCAGTCCTACTATCTGGACAGAGAGGCAGGCAGACAGCCAGGGGACGCGGTCCACAAAATCTACCCCAGCGCTTATATCAAG GTGTTTGACATCCGTCAGTGTCACAGACAGATGCAGGAACAGGCTGCCACCGCACAGGCTGCTGCCGCTGCTCAAGCCGCCGCTGTGGCAGGCAACGTCCCAGGACCAGCATCTGTAGGCGGTATCGCTCCAGCAGTGG GCCTTAGTGCTGCCGCTGGTATAGGAGTGGACGATCTTCGTCGCCTCTGTATCTTGCGCCTCAGCTTCGTCAAGGGCTGGGGACCAGACTACCCTCGACACAGCATCAAGGAGACGCCATGTTGGATCGAAGTTCAGCTTCACCGACCACTCCAACTCCTGGACGAGGTTCTACAGACCATGCCAATCAATGAGCCACGACCTCGCGGCTTCTTTCTGGGCTAA